One Rissa tridactyla isolate bRisTri1 chromosome 4, bRisTri1.patW.cur.20221130, whole genome shotgun sequence DNA window includes the following coding sequences:
- the SYNJ2BP gene encoding synaptojanin-2-binding protein produces the protein MNGSVAGGGGFSEEVISLTRRPSGLGFNIVGGTDQQYISNDSSIYVSRIKKDGAAYLDGRLQEGDKILAVNGRDLKDLRHKDAVELFRNAGYDVSLKIQRRLQPQNGPVGHRDDGESGGLPLAAFLVPGLALAAAAVWILLRYRQRM, from the exons ATGAACGGCAGCGTGGCGGGCGGCGGTGGCTTTTCCGAGGAGGTCATCAGCCTCACCCGCAGACCCTCAG GGCTGGGCTTCAACATTGTTGGTGGGACAGATCAGCAGTACATTTCCAATGACAGCAGCATCTATGTCAGCCGGATCAAAAAGGATGGGGCAGCTTACCTTGATGGCCGATTACAAGAAGGAGATAAAATTTTAGCG GTCAATGGCAGAGACTTGAAGGATTTGCGGCACAAGGATGCGGTGGAACTGTTCAGGAATGCAGGCTATGACGTGTCTCTGAAAATTCAGCGCAGG ctgCAGCCACAAAATGGCCCTGTGGGTCATCGAGACGATGGAGAATCAGGTGGGCTTCCTCTAGCAGCCTTTCTTGTGCCAGGCCTGGCGCTTGCTGCGGCAGCGGTCTGGATCTTGCTGAGGTATCGACAGCGGATGTGA
- the LOC128909418 gene encoding LOW QUALITY PROTEIN: disintegrin and metalloproteinase domain-containing protein 20-like (The sequence of the model RefSeq protein was modified relative to this genomic sequence to represent the inferred CDS: deleted 1 base in 1 codon) has product MGWHRAAAMGALLGLLLGLAGCPTALGDVSGDLRVTARWVTVPRQLSPRADTNALTVSYWLEVAGRPWVLRLQPRRGLVSRPFTLVTYGKDGARWEEHPFVQDNCFFQGEVQGSPGSLVALGTCGRGLHGVLWVEDGTYEIEPIPNDPAFRHILYRMEEASNPVGPTCGLTLEELKHQKTLLPWFKAPQTEEEEEMVKDWWTHIRYVKIVVVVDNVRFVKSGRNESEVLRQVIEIINIGDSLYEQLSVRLFLVGLEIWTKSNLINITNSINKALGDFNKWRKSNLSPRMRHDTAHLFAFQSFGSSLGLAFVGSVCDNQWSSAVDSFTDRKLSSFINTFVHELGHNLGMHHDKPGCKCRRKKCVMHESSVATDAFSDCSYQDYFDLLGRGANCLRQPPEPGTFYTMKREYCGNKIVEGEEQCDCGSESNCRKDPCCHPNCTFTAGSVCASGKCCKRCRVLPAGTLCRASIGNCDLPEYCSGTSPQCPPDVYMQDGTPCKDGAYCYRGKCSSHSKQCQHLFGKKAKAAHLDCFKAVNTRGDRFGNCGIRNNIHFTKCSIENVLCGRIQCENIKKLPFLRNHETLVQTPVGDKKCWGLDYHVGMPIADKGAVEDGTPCSSDKLCINRTCTNVSVLNYDCNLTVCHNRGVCNNRKNCHCRYGWAPPYCEWKGFGGSVDSGPPPVREIFWRAQIGLKLIGLFLICILGVILTIHYKQKIVEWLRRKRPNSTEEDSCFKYWEGQQFLKNTCW; this is encoded by the exons ATGGGGTGGCACCGGGCAGCGGCCATGGGggcactgctggggctgctgctgggcctggcggggtgtcccactgccctgggggaCGTGTCCGGGGACCTGCGTGTCACCGCCAGATGGGTGACGGTGCCACGGCAGTTGAGCCCCCGGGCAGACACCAATGCCCTGACCGTCTCCTACTGGCTGGAGGTGGCGGGGCGGCCGTGGGTGCTGCGCCTGCAGCCCCGGCGGGGCCTGGTCTCCCGCCCCTTCACCTTGGTCACCTACGGCAAGGATGGGGCCCGCTGGGAGGAGCACCCCTTCGTGCAGGACAACTGCTTCTTCCAGGGTGAGGTGCAGGGGAGCCCCGGCTCCCTGGTGGCCCTCGGCACCTGCGGCAGGGGCCTCCATGGCGTCCTCTGGGTGGAGGATGGCACCTATGAGATTGAGCCCATCCCCAATGATCCGGCCTTCCGGCACATCCTCTACCGCATGGAGGAGGCCAGCAACCCCGTGGGTCCCACCTGTGGGCTGACCCTGGAGGAGCTGAAGCACCAAAAGACTTTGCTGCCCTGGTTCAAGGCCCCCcagacggaggaggaggaggagatggtgaAGGACTGGTGGACACACATCAGGTATGTGAAGATAGTAGTGGTCGTGGACAATGTGCGGTTTGTGAAGTCGGGCAGGAACGAATCCGAAGTCTTGAGGCAAGTCATAGAAATCATCAACATTGGGGACTCCCTGTATGAACAGCTTTCCGTTCGGCTGTTTCTGGTGGGATTGGAGATCTGGACCAAAAGCAACCTTATAAACATTACTAACTCTATCAACAAGGCACTTGGTGACTTTAACAAGTGGCGGAAGTCAAACCTGTCTCCACGGATGCGCCATGATACCGctcatttatttgcatttcagagCTTTGGAAGCAGCCTGGGATTGGCATTTGTAGGGTCTGTCTGCGATAACCAGTGGTCATCAGCAGTCGATTCTTTCACTGACAGGAAGTTGTCCTCATTCATTAACACCTTTGTGCATGAGTTGGGCCATAATCTTGGGATGCACCACGATAAGCCGGGCTGTAAATGCAGACGAAAGAAATGCGTTATGCATGAAAGCAGTGTTGCCACTGATGCATTCAGTGACTGCAGTTACCAAGACTACTTTGACCTGCTGGGGCGTGGCGCCAACTGCCTTCGCCAGCCACCAGAACCTGGCACTTTCTACACCATGAAGCGTGAATACTGTGGGAATAAGATAGTAGAAGGCGAAGAGCAATGTGACTGTGGTTCAGAATCAAACTGCAGAAAGGATCCTTGTTGTCACCCAAACTGTACATTTACTGCAGGTTCCGTCTGTGCTTCTGGAAAATGCTGCAAAAGATGTCGGGTCCTTCCAGCAGGAACGCTCTGCAGAGCAAGCATTGGCAACTGTGACCTGCCAGAGTATTGCAGTGGGACTTCCCCTCAGTGCCCGCCGGATGTGTACATGCAAGATGGAACCCCTTGCAAAGATGGTGCTTATTGCTATCGAGGAAAATGTTCTTCCCACAGTAAACAGTGCCAGCATCTCTTTGGCAAAAAAGCAAAGGCCGCTCATTTAGATTGCTTCAAAGCAGTGAATACTCGAGGTGACCGGTTTGGGAATTGTGGTATTCGTAACAATATCCATTTTACAAAATGCAGTATTGAGAATGTCTTATGTGGTAGGATCCAgtgtgaaaacataaaaaaattgcCTTTCTTGCGGAACCACGAAACGCTAGTCCAAACCCCTGTTGGAGATAAAAAGTGTTGGGGTCTCGACTATCATGTTGGGATGCCAATAGCTGACAAGGGGGCTGTGGAAGATGGCACGCCATGCAGTAGTGACAAGCTGTGTATCAACAGGACATGTACCAACGTATCAGTGCTGAACTACGACTGTAACCTGACAGTGTGTCACAACAGAGGAGTGTGTAACAATCGTAAGAACTGTCACTGCAGGTACGGCTGGGCTCCTCCGTATTGTGAATGGAAAGGATTTGGAGGGAGCGTTGACAGTGGACCCCCTCCAGTCAGGGAGATTTTTTGGAGAGCACAAATAGGACTAAAACTAATtggtctttttttaatctgtatccTCGGAGTAATCCTCACCATACATTATAAACAGAAAATAGTGGAATGGCTTAGGAGG AAAAGACCCAATTCCACAGAAGAAGATAGTTGTTTTAAGTACTGGGAAGGCCAGCAGTTCCTAAAGAACACCTGCTGGTGA
- the MED6 gene encoding mediator of RNA polymerase II transcription subunit 6 → MAAVDIRDNLLGISWVDSSWIPILNNGSVLDYFSERSNPFYDRTCNNEVVKMQRMTLDHLNQMVGVEYILLHAQEPILFIIRKQQRQSPTQVIPLADYYIIAGVIYQAPDLGSVINSRVLTAVHGIQSAFEEAMSYCRYHPSKGYWWHFKDQEEREKAKPKAKKKEEPSSIFQRQRVDALLLDLRQKFPPRFVQQKPGEKPIPVDQIKKEPEPVPEAVKPEEKETVKNAQQSAGAKGPPEKRTRLQ, encoded by the exons ATGGCGGCTGTGGATATCCGAG ATAATCTCTTGGGAATTTCCTGGGTTGACAGCTCCTGGATTCCAATATTAAACAATGGGAGTGTGCTGGACTATTTCTCAGAGCGAAGTAACCCATTCTATGACCGAACATGTAACAACGAAGTTGTCAAAATGCAGCGGATGACCTTGGACCATTTGAA CCAGATGGTTGGAGTGGAGTACATCCTTCTTCACGCTCAGGAGCCCATTCTCTTCATTATCCGAAAGCAGCAAAGGCAGTCTCCAACGCAAG tTATTCCATTGGCCGACTACTATATTATTGCTGGAGTGATTTATCAGGCACCTGACTTAGGGTCTGTCATTAATTCCAGAGTT CTCACTGCAGTGCATGGAATTCAGTCTGCTTTTGAAGAAGCAATGTCCTACTGTCGCTATCACCCATCCAAGGGCTATTGGTGGCACTTCAAAGATCAAGAAGAACGAG AGAAAGCTAAACCAAAAGCCAAGAAGAAAGAAGAACCAAGTTCTATTTTCCAAAGGCAACGGGTAGATGCTTTGCTTTTGGACCTAAGACAAAAGTTTCCACCCAGATTTGTTCAG CAAAAGCCTGGAGAAAAGCCAATCCCAG TGGATCAAATCAAGAAGGAACCAGAACCAGTCCCTGAAGCTGTCAAGCCAGAGGAAAAAGAGACTGTAAAGAATGCTCAGCAGAGTGCTGGTGCTAAAGGACCACCTGAAAAACGGACAAGACTCCAGTGA